In Acidobacteriota bacterium, the genomic window CCTTCCTCGTCCATGGAGTCCGTTTCCATGGAATCGCCTTCCATGTCGTCCTCTTCGATCACCATCTCGCCCTCGCCGCCGCCGGTGGCGACGATGTTGAGCTTGATCACCACCTCGTCGCGGATCAGGTCGTCCTGACGGCCGGGGTACTCGATGCCGAAGTCGAAGCGCTTGATGAAGAACTCAGCCTGCGCGGTGACCTGGTCCTCGCTGACCTCGATGGTGGCCGGGAAGGTGATCTGCTTGGTGACCCCGTGGAGGGTCAGGTTGCCGGTGACCTCATACTCGCCGGCGGTGTCGCTGGGAACCACCTTGGTGCTGGTGAAGGTGGAGGTGGGGAAATTCTCGACGTCGAAGAAGTCGGCGCTCTTGAGGTGACCGGTGAGGTCCTCGTTGTCCGACCACAGGGAGGTGTTGTCGATGGTGACGTCGACGGTGGTGCCCTCGGGGGTTCCGTTGACCACCTCGACGGTGCCCTCGAACTGGTTGAAGCCGCCATCGTGGCTGCCGGTCACCTTGGAGCCGACCCACTCGATGGAAGAGGCTTCCTGGTCGATGAGATAGCCAGCGACGGTCTCGGTCTCCATCGCCATCTCTCTGCCTTCCTGGGCCGCCGGCTCCTCGACCTTCGCCTCGCTGGCGTTGTCGGCAGGGTTCGGGGCGCAGGCAACGGCCAGCAGCAAGAGCATGCAGGCCAACATCTGGAACGGATAAACAACTCGCTTCATGATTTTTTTCTCCTGTTCTCGAGGTCGCGCCCTCGCCTGGAAAGCGGGGCTGGATCTCATGAGCTGCGCATCTTATCAGGCTTGTTCTATCTTTAGTCGAGTCAGTTCAGCCCGGCGCCGGCCGCGCAGACGGAAGCGCTGCTGGGCTCCCAGAGCGTCGAAGTGATCTTCGTGGCAGCTGAAGACCAGGATCTGGAGGTGCCTGGAGGCTCGATGGAGGACGGCGAGCATGGCCTCCCGGCGTTCTTCGTCGGAGCTCACCAGAGCGTCGTCGAGGATCAGCGGCAGCCGCTCGCCGCCGGCCAGGATCTCCCCCAAGGCCAGCCGCACCAGCACGCTGAGCTGCTCCCGGGCACCCCCGGAAAGCTCCTCGAAGGCCTCCTGGGTGTCGCCGGTGAGCAATCCTTCGACGATCCAATTTTCGTCGATGGCGAGCTCGGAGCCTGGGAAGAGCTGTTCCAGATAAGGCTCCAGGCGGCGGCGCACCGGAGCCGTCAGGCGCTGCTGAGCCGCCCTCCGCTCGTTCTCCAAGATCGCCAGCAGCCGGCCGGCGGCGGCGGCTCGGGCCTCGATGCGGTCGAGGTTGGCCTGGGCCCGAGCCAGCTCCTGCTCCCGCTCCTGGGCTTGTTCGTGGAGCTCCGCATCCGCCAAGCTGTCCAGCCGCACCTGCAGCGTCAGGTTCTCGTCCTGCCCCCGGCGGCGCTCCTGGACCAACCCCTGGAGGCTGCGCTGCAGGCGCTCCAAGGTCTCCTCCGCCCGCGCTCCGCCGGTGGCCCGGTAGCGCTCTTGGCGCTCTTCCAGCTCCCGTAGCGCTTCTCCCAGGAGGGCCTGGCTGTCTTTGAGCTGCTGTTCGAGGGAGGCGTCCGCGGAGCCCTCCGCCTCGCGGCTCAGCACCGCCTCCAGCCGTGCCAGCTCCTGACGCCGGGCCACCAGCTTGCCCGCATTCTCCGCCTGCCGGCGCCGCAGCTCTTCCAACGGTTCCAGGGCGGCAGCGCGGCGGGTGCGGGCTTGGCTCAGGGCCTCTTCAGCCCGAGTTTCTGCAACTTGGGCCTGTTCCGCGGCCTGGGCGGAGTCCTGCTCCTCGAGCTCCGAAGACTCCCCGGGCTCCGATTCTCGAGGGAGGGCCTGCCGCTCCTCCTCTAGCGACTCGCGCCGCTGTTCGAGGACGGCGAGGCGCTGCTCCAGCGTGCCGTCTCGTTGGGCATCGGAGCCGCTTCCCCGCTGCACCCGCAGCTCCGCGTCCAGTTCCTGTTGGCGATCCAGCCGCCTTCGAGCCTCCGCCGCATCGTCGACGCCCAGGGCTTCCAGCTGACGGCGGTGATCCGACTCCAGATCCCGCAGCCGATGCCGCAATTCCTCGCCGGCCCCCGCCGCGGGCTCCACCGTCAGCCGCAGAAGGGGCTGAAGTTGCCCATCCCGCTCCTGACCGAGCTCCAGCTGGAGCTCGTCGGTCACCGGCCATCGGCGGTTCTCCTCCGCCGCCAGAGTGTCCTCGCCAGCGTCCTTCTCGATCACCTCCAGATCCGCCAGCGCCGTCACCGTCAGCCGCGCCGCAGAGCCTTCCAGCCGGCTGCGGGCCACCGCCAGATCCCGCTCCAGCCGCTCCAGACCCTGCACCGCCGAGGGCTCTACCGCGACCTCCCGGCGCTGTCGCTCGAGCTCCCGTACCCGCTCCCGACGGGCTCGCAGCTCCTCCACCTCCCGATCCAGAGCCTCCAGGCGTTCCGTCAGCTCCTGCTGCCGCTGGCGTCGCTGGGCCGCGGCCCGGCGCCGGCGCGCTCTCTGGTGCTCTTCCTCGGCCTTCTGCACCGCCGTCTCGGCCTCCGTCAACCTCTGCTGCAGCTGCTCCAGCTCCGCCGCATCCCGGGCTTTCTGCGCTTCCAGCTCCGCCACCTCCACAGCCACCTCATCCCGGCTGCGGCGGGCCTGGCGCCGGCGCTCCAAACGCTCCTCGATCTGCTCCAGCCGCAGCCGGCGGTGGGCCACCTCCCGCTCCTGCTCCTCCACCCCGCGCTGGAGCTGCCGCGCCGCCTCGACGGTTTCGGCGAGAGTCTGCACCTCTTCCTCCCGCTCTCCCACCCGCCGTTCCAACTCCTCCAACTCCCGCCGGCCGCGGGCGAGGGTTTCCGCCAGGGCGTGGGCCTCCTCGCGCTTCGCCACCGCCTCGTCTCGCCGCTCCCGGAGCTCGTCCCGGCGGGTCATGGCCTCCCGCAGCTCGCCGGTGGGGCGGCCCGTTTTCTCGGTCAGGTAGCGGGCGGCCTCGGTGCGGGTGCGTTCCAGCAGTTGCTGCCCCAAGGGGCCGGCGGCCACCTCCCCCACTTCCCGGGAGAGCCGGTCCTGCAGGTCGCCCCGGGGGGCGTCGTGGAGATCCTCGTGGGGCGGCTCCTGGGACTTTCCCTGGGGCAGCCAGAGGAGCGGCCACAAGCCGTAATCCTCCCGGCTCACCCCCCGATTGCTTCCGGACCGGCTGCCCAACAGCTCGTGCAGCCGCGCTTCCGCCGCCTCGTCCTTGAGGGTCTCGCCACCCCCTTCGAGCTTCGCGTAGCCGCCCTTGAGGAAGCCCTTTTCGATGCGGTAGGGAGTGTCGTCGAGGACGAAGCTCACCGCCCCCCGGGGGCTCTCGGTGGAGCTCCAGCCCTGGAGCTGCTTCTTGTATTGAGCCTCCCCTTTGTAGGACTCGAAGAGCACGAACTCCAGAGCCTGAAAGAGGCGCGACTTGCCCGCCTCGTTGGGGCCGTAGACCAGGTTGAGCCGTTCGGAGAAGGGCCCCAGCTTCTCGTGCTCCAGGCCCCGCCAATGCCAGACCTCCAGAGAGACCAGATGCATCAGCTCTCCTCCTGGAGCAAGCGGTAGAGCAGCCGTAGGGCTCCCTGAGCTGCAGCGCCGTCTTCTTCCCGCGTGCTTTCTTTGCGCAGCCGTTCCACCGCCCGACCGACAAAGCCCTCCAGCCGCAGCTGCGCCAAATCCTCCTCCGAGGGTTCGGTGACCAACCGCCCATCGTCCAGCCGCAGCTCGAGCAATTCCTCTCCCGCCGCCGCCAACAGGCGGTCCAGCCGCGCCCGCTGGGCCAGAGACAGGGCGCCGTCCAGCTGCAGCCGCAGGAGTGTCCAGCTGCGCTCCGGAAGCTCTTTGAGCCAGCGCTCGAGCTCGTCCACCGCCGCCTCGCCGTCGAGGGTGCGGGATTCCGTCAGCCAGCGGCTGCGGGCCAGTTCCAACACTTCCACCCGCGGCTCCTCGCCGGCGCCGTCGATTTCCACCACCAGCGCCCGCCCCGGCTCCTTCTCCTCGAAGCGGGTGGGTTCCGGGGTTCCCGAGTACCAGACCCGGTCTCCCCAGCCGGCGGAGCCAAACCGCAGCAGGCCGTGCCAGTCCCCCAGGGCCAGATAGTCGAAACCCCTGGCCAGAACTTCTTCCGCCGCGATGAGGTTGGGGCTTTCGGTGGACTCGCCGAAGTCGAGAACGCCGCCGTGGGCGATGGCCACCCGCACTGCGTCTCCATCCTCGTGGGTTCCATCCTGCCGGGACGGCAGCCAACGGGTGGGGTCGTCGTGGGTGTGGCGGCGCAGCAGCGGGCAGGGGTAGTAGACGGTGTCGCCGATGGTCAGGGGCTCGGCGACGAGCAGCGGCCGCACGTGGTCCAGGCCGTGCTCCTCCGGCGCCAGGCGCCGCAGGGCGCTCTCCGGCGTGGCGGCGTCGTGATTGCCCGGCAGAAGCAGCACCGGGATCGGAGCGAAGGCGGCGAGGGCGTCGCGGGCGGCCTGCAGGGTGGCAGCACCGACGGCGTTGTCGTCGAAGACGTCCCCCGCCACCACCACCGCCTCCACAGCGTGCTCGTGGGCTGCCGCCGCCAGGCGTCGCACCACCTCGAAGCGTTCCAACCGCAGCTTGGCGCCGCGATCGCCGTCGAGGAAGCGCAGCTTGAGCCCGAGCTGCCAATCCGCGGTGTGGAGAAAACGTGTCATGAATGAGGGATCCCGTCCCCCAGAGACTACAACGGAATCCCGGCGAGAGCCGCGGGGTGTGTTTCGTCGTGGGAAAACGCTCAGGTGCCGGGAGCCGCGCCGCTGAGCCCTAAATAGAGCAGATAGACCAACTGCCTCGCCCGCCGCTCTCCCCCCAGCTCCTCGGCATAGTCCTGGGCCAGCTGCAGGTCCACCGTCTCCTGGGCGCTCTTGCCCGCCGCCACGGCGTCCCCCACCCTCCCGGCGACGGTCTCCAGCAGGCTGCGATAGCGCTCCAAACCCTGGCGGTCCACCACCGCGCCATGGCCGGGCACGAAGCGCGTCAACCGGTGGGTTCCCCCTTCGGAGGTCGCCTCCGGCAATGCGTCCGGGGAGCGCCATTCCAACACTCGATCCAGAGCCTCCAAGATTCCTTCCAAGGAGCCTCCGGCCCACCAATCGATGAACGGCGGAGCCCCGACCTCCAGCAGGTCTCCCAGATGCGCCAGGCGGGCTCGGTGGAAGATCAGCACCAGGTCACCGTCGGTGTGGGCCGCCGGTGCCGGCAGGATCTCGATGCGTTCGTCTCCCCAATGCACCGTCGCCGGACCGTGGATCTCCAGCTGCGGCAGATCCGCCTCCGGCGACGGCTCCCGATGCCAATCCCCCCATTCCTCGATCACCACGTCCCGCCGCGCCTGGGTCGCCACGTTGGCGTGGGCCATCACCATAGCCCCCTGGGCCCGGAAGGTCCCGTTGCCGCCCAGATGATCGGCGTGGTAATGGGTGTTGATCACCAGGCGCACGGGCAACGGCGGCAGGGTCTCGAGGGCCGCCAGCAGCCGCGGCAGAGCGGCGGCGCTGCCGCTGTCCACCAACAGGCGTCCCCGAGGGCCGTCCACCGCCACCACCGCCCCGTCGGCCCCCAGCTCGATGCGGTGGATCCCGGGCGCTAGTTCCTCGATGGGCGCTGGTTCTGCGACGGCGGCGGGCTCGTCCGCGGCCCCAGCGGGATAGCCCACCAGGAAGCAGCAGCCCAGGATCACCAACAGAGGAAGGCTGCAGAGCCCTCGGCGGGCGGGGGAGATCGGCAGGGAGGGGAATCGGCTCAAGGCTTGGCTCCTTCGGAAGGGTTCGGGGTCCTCCCCCTCTACGGCATCGGAGGCCGAGAGTTCTCGCGCCCCCGAGGGCCGGGAGCTCGTACCGTCTTGGGAGGAGCTCAGCTCAGGAGAGAACCGGCTTAGGAAAGACGCAGCTCAGGAGAGACGCAGCGTGATGCTGTTGGGATCCACCGTCGGACGGGCGAAGAAGAAGCCCTGGGCGAAGGTCACGTTCATCTCCCGCAGCACCTGGCATTCCTCCGCCTTCTCCACTCCCTCGGCGATGACCTGGGCGCCGATGCTGTGGGCGATGGTCAGCAGGCTCTGCAGCAGGCTGCGCTTGATGGGGCTTTTGTGCAGGTCGCGGATCAGCGACAGGTCGACCTTGAGATAGTCCGGCTGTACCTCCGCCACCGATTGCAGCGACGAGTAGCCGGCCCCCATGTCGTCGAGGGCGATCTGAAAACCGATGAGGCGCAGGGCGGCGACGCTGCGGCGGAAGTCCTGCCAGGCGGTGATGGCGACCCGCTCGGTGATCTCGATGACGATATCCGCGGGGCGGAGCCCACAACGCTCCGCCTGGTCCACCAGATTGCGGCAGAAGAGCTCGGGATCGGTGAACCCCCGGGCGGAGCAATTGAGGAACAGGCGCCCGCTGTTGCCCAGCTCGCCGGCGCGGCGGATGGACTCGAAGCGGCAAATGCGCTCCAGCTCGACGATGTGATCCGTCTCCTCGGCGAAGGCGAAGAGCATCTCCGGATTCTCGAACACGCCGCCGGTGGGACCACAGCTGAGGGCCTCGAAGCCGTGCACCTCGCCGCTGTCGAGGCTGATGATGGGCTGGAAGCGTACGGTGATGTCCACCGCCGAGACGATGCGCCGGAGCTCCCGAATGCGCTCCGAGTGCTGCTTTTCCCGCTCCCGGCGGCAGATGGAGCGGAGGGTGTCGAGGGTGCGGTAGAAAACTCGTTCGAGCCGCACCATGGGGTCCGGCAGGAGCAGGTCGGCGGCGCTTTGCACCGACAGGGGACGCGGACTCTCGTTGTCGAATTGCACCCGCAGCCGGGCGGAAAGGTGGTCGGCGATGCGTTCCTGCAGCTCCTCGAGCCTCTGGGCCGCGCTGGCGGCGTCGTCCAGCCCCACGACCAAGACGAACTCCTCCCCCCGGACGTTACAGATGGCGAGCACGTCGTCGGAGCTCAGACGGTCCCGTTGAAAGACCCCCAAGGCTTCCGCGACCTGGCGCAGCAGCCCGTCGTAGGTCTCCCAGCCGTAGATCGACTCCAGCGGCGCTTCGGCGCTCAGGTCGAGGTAGAGCAACCCCAACCGGCGACGGTTCTGGACCAGCTCCCGAATCTCACTCAGCACCGCCGTCAGCGACGGCAGCTCGGTGTTGTGATCGACGAGAGCACCGCGTAGCTCACGCCAGCGACTCTCCTCCTCGGCGCTGACGGTGTCTTGGAGGCTCACAGCCTCAGCTCCAAGATCTTGCACCTCATTCCTCGTTGATTCGTCCGGCGGCTTCAAGACCGCCGAACCCAAGATAAACGCATCGAATACCGTAAGTCTACAACGTCAAATAGCTCCCGGGGCATCAAATCTAGCCTCCGGAAGAATCGTTACCCCTCGCCGCCCTTTTCGAGGGAACGGAAGCGCCGCAGCTCCGCCTCCAACGGATCTGCCGGCTGGTCGCCGAGGATCAGGACGAAGGGCTCGACCTCTCGGTGCCCGGGGAGGGTCGAAAGCTTCCAATAGAGCAGCCCCGCGACCAGCTCCGGATCCACCGTCTGCGCGGCCCGGCGCAGCGCCGCCAGCGCCTGCGCCCGCTCCTGCGGAGCCAGGGGCTCGTCGGTCCACACCATGAGCCGGGTGGAGGGCAGGCTGGGTTCCGTTGCGGAAGTCTCGTCGGCCTCGGAGGTTTCGTCAGCCTCGGTGGTCTTGTCGGCCTCGGAGGCCTCGGGCGCGGGTTCCGGCTCGGGCTGCGCCGGCAGGTGAATGAGGGAGAACCCCTGGCTCGCCCAGGGCTCCACCGTCGAGCCGCGGCGGGAGGTATAGCCGAGCTCGGTGAAGATCACCGGCATCTCCCCCAGCTCTTCCTCCAAGCGGAAAGCGACGATCTCCTCGAGCACCGCCTTCCAGCCTCGCTCCAGCTGCTGCGACAGGTCCCCCGCCGCGGGATCTCGGGGATCCGGCGGCGTGCGCAGCTGAAAATAGCCGTTGATGCCCATCAGGTCCAGGTGATCCCAGAAGCCCACCTCCTGGTATTGATCGAAGTTGGCGGCGTAGGTGAGCCGGCCGCCGTAGATCTCCCGCACCTTCGCGATGAGCTCCAACCAATGCTCCTCGAGCATGCGGCGGCGGCGGTTCATCACGTCCCAAGGCTCTTCCCCCTCCGCCGGCGGTGCCGGGCTCTCCACCATCCCCCGGGCCCAGGCCACCCGGGCGCCGATCTCCGCGTCCAGGTAGTCACCGAGGGTAGCGAAGCCGTCGGTGCCCGGCGACCACAGATGATGCTTCTCCATGCCCTGGCGGTGGCTCAGCACCGAGGCCTTGTACTCCTCCTGCTTGAGGGGATTGAGGTAGTACTCCTGGAGGGCCGGCATCTCGTCCACCGGGCGGGTGGAAGTCATGGAGTTGAGCTCGCTACCGATGCCCAGGACGTCCACCCCCTCGGCCTCGGCGTGGCGGGCCCAGGCCTCGACGAAGTTGCCGTATTGGAGAAACCAGGAGCGCACCGCCTGATCACTTTCGGGCATCACCTGGCCGTGCCATAAGAAGCGGTTGGCTTCGAAGGCGTGGTCCAGGGCCAGGCGCAGAATCAGCACCACCTCGAGCCCCGCCGCCTTCGCCGCCCGGATTTCCGAAAGCACCGCCGGATTGTCGGTGTCGTACCAAAGATGGTCGGTATTCCAATTGCCCTGATGAGCGTAGACCGTCACCGACACGGTATTGAAACCAGCGTCCAACAAGCCCTGCGCCCAGGCCTGATGATCCGGCTCGTTGACCTGGATGCCCCCGAGCAGGAACGGCTCCCGGGGCTCCGCCCAGCCGTTCCACACCAGCAACGCCAGGCCAGCGAGAATCACCAGCACACTCACCACGGCGGCGCTGCGCCATCTTCTACCGGTCATCAAACTCTTCGCCTCATGGGTTCTTCCACCTCATCCATCGCCCCTGGGACCTCTCTCAGCCTCCGATGCGGAACATCTCGATCTTCTCCGCCGGCGCGAAAGTGCCGCGGCGCAAGGCCTCGGTACGCTCCTCCGAATAGCGATCGGTACGCCGTCGCCAGGTCGCGGCGATGAGCTCCGCCAACTCCTCGTCCGCCGCGCCGGCGCGCAGCGGCGTCTTGAGGTCCAACCCGGCGGTGGCGAAGAGGCAGGTCAGGAGCTGGCCCTCCGCCGACAGCCGGACGCGGGAGCAGTCGCCACAAAACGGCTGGGTCACGGAGGCGATGACCCCCACCTCGCCGCCGCCGTCACGATAGCGCCAGCGCTCCGCCACCTCGCCGGGGTCGGTTTCCCCGGCAGGGTCCCGCGGCACCGGCTCCAAGGGCATCTCCCGGTCGATGCGGCGGAGAATTTCCTGTGCCGACAGCACCTCCGCCTCCTGCCACCGGTTCACCGTCCCCACGTCCATGTACTCGATGAAACGCAGCACATAGCCCTGCTCCCGCGCCCAGCGGGCGAGGTCGACGATCTCATGCTCGTTGATGCCGCGCAGGGGCACGTGGTTGAGCTTGATGGGAGCGAGGCCCACCCGGCGCGCTGCCTCGAGCCCGTCCAGGACTCGCTGCAGTGCGTCGTCACCGCCGCGGGAGCCGTTGATGCGGGCGAAGGTCTCCGGGTCCCGGGAGTGGAAGGAGACGGTGACCCGGGAGAGCCCGGCGGCGCGCAGGGTCTCCGCCTTCTCCGCCAACAGATAGCCGTTGGTGGTCAACGCCAGGTCGTCGATGCCGGGAATGGCGGCGAGCTGGCCCACCAGGGTTTCGAGCTCGGATCGCAACAGCGGCTCGCCGCCGGTGAGGCGGATCTTGCGCACTCCCAAACGGCTGAAGATCGCCGCCAGCCGGGACACCTCCTCGAAGGTGAGAATCTCCGGCCGCGGTAGGAAGTGATAGCGCCGATCCCCCGGCATGCAGAAGCTGCAGCGAAAATTGCAGCGGTCGGTGACGGAGATGCGCAGGTCCGTCATGGGCCGCCGGAAAGCGTCTCGCAGCGGTTCCACCGCCGGATCATGGGTGCTGGAGTGGGTCGGATCTACCATGGTCGCAAGGGCTCGGGCTCGGCGCCGCCCAGCTGCAGGGCTGGTTCCGAACAAGGCACCGGAATCCTCTCATATCCGCCGGCGCCTTGGTGCCCCAGCGCGGTGGAGGGTGGCTTCCCCGGGGGAATCCTGGGACGACTCAGAGCGCCGGCCCCGTCGCCGGAGGCTTGCTCGCCGGGCCGCTGCTCAAGAGCAAATGGCCGGCGGTGGCGAGGAGAATGACCGTGCAGCCGACGACGGCCCAGGCCTCTGGAGTCTCGCGGTGGAAAAGCCACGCCCACAGCGGATTGAGCACCGGGTCCATCAGCAGCAGCAGCGAGACCTCCAGCGCCGGCAGATGGCGCACCGCGGAGGTCAGGAGCCGGTAGGCCAGGGCGATCTGCACCACCCCCAGGAAGATCACCGCGCCGGCGTCGGCGAGGGAGATAGAGGTCAGCGGCCAGGCCGCCGGCAGACAGACGACGAAGGCCAGAACGCTTCCGGCGAGCACCGCCGGCCCCGCGGCCCCCGGTGCGTCGCGATTTCCGGAGCTCTCCAGCCAACGCAGTCCGAGCACCGTCATCCCCCAGCACATGCCCGTCACCACCCCCACCAGATTTCCCGCCAGCGGCCTGGGAGCGGTGGCGGTAGGTTCCTGGGCGCCGAGAAAGAAGAGGGCCATACCGGCGGCGAGGAAGACCATGTAGAGCAAATCCCGGCCGCGGATGCGCTCCTTGAGCACCCACGGCGCGACGCACAGCACATAGAGGGGGGCGGTGGATTGGAGGAAGATGGCGTTGGCGGCGGTGGTCCATTTGGTCGCCACCACGAAACAGGTGAGGGTCCCGGCATAGGCCAGGGCCACCGGCCAGATGCGCAGCGGCGGCCGGCGCCGGGCCGAGGGCAGCAGCAGCGGCAGGGCCAGGGCCGCCACACCGCAACGCAGGCTCGCCACTTGCCAGCTGGTGAGGGAGGCCGCCTTCACCGCGGCGCCGCCGGTGGAGAACAAGATCGCCGCCGCCACCGCCATCAGCCAAGCCCGCTGCCGCAGAGCCCTGGCGTCCAGCTCTCTCGCGGAGCCGGCCAAGCTCATGTCAGGACGACCGGCGCCGGTAAGGCAGGGGGCGTTCGCCGAGATACCAACGAGGCCGGGGGGCTCCCGGCGGCCCGTCCCGCAGCTCCAGACCAAAGCGCCGCCCGACCTGGGAGACGATGAAGCTCGCCGCCTCCTCCGGCGAATCGGTGACGAAGAAGCGCTCCGGGTCGTGGGGGGCGATGGTGCCGGCGGAGACCATCTCCCGACCGATGAAGTCGAGGACGCTCTGCCAATACTCCGTGCCCATGATCACCAGCGGAAAATCGAGAATCTTGCCGGTCTGGATCAGGGTCAGGGTCTCGAAGATCTCGTCCATGGTGCCGAAGCCACCGGGCAACACCACGAAGGCGTAGGAGTATTTGACCAGCATCAGCTTGCGAACGAAGAAGTAGCGAAAGTCCACCCATAGATCCAGATAGGGATTGTGGTGCTGCTCGTGGGGTAGCTCGATATTGCACCCGATGGAACGGCCGTCGGCTTCCTTGGCGCCGCGGTTGGCCGCCTCCATGACCCCCGGTCCACCGCCGGTCATCACCGTAAAGCCCGCCTCCGCCAGCTCCGCTCCCAGCTGCCGCGCCAGCTGATAGTGGCGATGATTCTCCTTGAAGCGGGCGGAGCCGAAGACCGTCACGCAGGGGCCGACGAAATGCAGTTTGCGGAAGCCCCGGATGCACTCGCCGAAAATCCGCAATGCCCGCCAAAGATCCTGAGCGCGGCGCTGGGGACCGGCGAGAAAGGCCGCCTCCTCCAGCTCCGGGGGGACGCGCGTGGGGGCGCCAGGGTCCTCCGGCCCCGGTGAGCCACCGGCCGCCGGTTCTCCGTCCCGAGCTTCCCGATCCAGGGCATCCCGCGCCTCGACCTCCCCCGACTCGGCCCCGGGAGCCGGTCCGGCGGCCTGACCGACGGCCTTGTCGGCTCCCTCTTCGGGGCCGAGCACCTCGGCCTTCCTGCCCTCCTCTTCGCGGTCCGCCACGGCCCTAGGTACAGGTCG contains:
- a CDS encoding metallophosphoesterase → MTRFLHTADWQLGLKLRFLDGDRGAKLRLERFEVVRRLAAAAHEHAVEAVVVAGDVFDDNAVGAATLQAARDALAAFAPIPVLLLPGNHDAATPESALRRLAPEEHGLDHVRPLLVAEPLTIGDTVYYPCPLLRRHTHDDPTRWLPSRQDGTHEDGDAVRVAIAHGGVLDFGESTESPNLIAAEEVLARGFDYLALGDWHGLLRFGSAGWGDRVWYSGTPEPTRFEEKEPGRALVVEIDGAGEEPRVEVLELARSRWLTESRTLDGEAAVDELERWLKELPERSWTLLRLQLDGALSLAQRARLDRLLAAAGEELLELRLDDGRLVTEPSEEDLAQLRLEGFVGRAVERLRKESTREEDGAAAQGALRLLYRLLQEES
- the moaA gene encoding GTP 3',8-cyclase MoaA yields the protein MVDPTHSSTHDPAVEPLRDAFRRPMTDLRISVTDRCNFRCSFCMPGDRRYHFLPRPEILTFEEVSRLAAIFSRLGVRKIRLTGGEPLLRSELETLVGQLAAIPGIDDLALTTNGYLLAEKAETLRAAGLSRVTVSFHSRDPETFARINGSRGGDDALQRVLDGLEAARRVGLAPIKLNHVPLRGINEHEIVDLARWAREQGYVLRFIEYMDVGTVNRWQEAEVLSAQEILRRIDREMPLEPVPRDPAGETDPGEVAERWRYRDGGGEVGVIASVTQPFCGDCSRVRLSAEGQLLTCLFATAGLDLKTPLRAGAADEELAELIAATWRRRTDRYSEERTEALRRGTFAPAEKIEMFRIGG
- a CDS encoding TIGR00730 family Rossman fold protein, which codes for MLGPEEGADKAVGQAAGPAPGAESGEVEARDALDREARDGEPAAGGSPGPEDPGAPTRVPPELEEAAFLAGPQRRAQDLWRALRIFGECIRGFRKLHFVGPCVTVFGSARFKENHRHYQLARQLGAELAEAGFTVMTGGGPGVMEAANRGAKEADGRSIGCNIELPHEQHHNPYLDLWVDFRYFFVRKLMLVKYSYAFVVLPGGFGTMDEIFETLTLIQTGKILDFPLVIMGTEYWQSVLDFIGREMVSAGTIAPHDPERFFVTDSPEEAASFIVSQVGRRFGLELRDGPPGAPRPRWYLGERPLPYRRRSS
- a CDS encoding bifunctional diguanylate cyclase/phosphodiesterase, whose product is MSLQDTVSAEEESRWRELRGALVDHNTELPSLTAVLSEIRELVQNRRRLGLLYLDLSAEAPLESIYGWETYDGLLRQVAEALGVFQRDRLSSDDVLAICNVRGEEFVLVVGLDDAASAAQRLEELQERIADHLSARLRVQFDNESPRPLSVQSAADLLLPDPMVRLERVFYRTLDTLRSICRREREKQHSERIRELRRIVSAVDITVRFQPIISLDSGEVHGFEALSCGPTGGVFENPEMLFAFAEETDHIVELERICRFESIRRAGELGNSGRLFLNCSARGFTDPELFCRNLVDQAERCGLRPADIVIEITERVAITAWQDFRRSVAALRLIGFQIALDDMGAGYSSLQSVAEVQPDYLKVDLSLIRDLHKSPIKRSLLQSLLTIAHSIGAQVIAEGVEKAEECQVLREMNVTFAQGFFFARPTVDPNSITLRLS
- a CDS encoding DMT family transporter, whose translation is MSLAGSARELDARALRQRAWLMAVAAAILFSTGGAAVKAASLTSWQVASLRCGVAALALPLLLPSARRRPPLRIWPVALAYAGTLTCFVVATKWTTAANAIFLQSTAPLYVLCVAPWVLKERIRGRDLLYMVFLAAGMALFFLGAQEPTATAPRPLAGNLVGVVTGMCWGMTVLGLRWLESSGNRDAPGAAGPAVLAGSVLAFVVCLPAAWPLTSISLADAGAVIFLGVVQIALAYRLLTSAVRHLPALEVSLLLLMDPVLNPLWAWLFHRETPEAWAVVGCTVILLATAGHLLLSSGPASKPPATGPAL
- a CDS encoding MBL fold metallo-hydrolase; translation: MSRFPSLPISPARRGLCSLPLLVILGCCFLVGYPAGAADEPAAVAEPAPIEELAPGIHRIELGADGAVVAVDGPRGRLLVDSGSAAALPRLLAALETLPPLPVRLVINTHYHADHLGGNGTFRAQGAMVMAHANVATQARRDVVIEEWGDWHREPSPEADLPQLEIHGPATVHWGDERIEILPAPAAHTDGDLVLIFHRARLAHLGDLLEVGAPPFIDWWAGGSLEGILEALDRVLEWRSPDALPEATSEGGTHRLTRFVPGHGAVVDRQGLERYRSLLETVAGRVGDAVAAGKSAQETVDLQLAQDYAEELGGERRARQLVYLLYLGLSGAAPGT
- a CDS encoding AAA family ATPase: MHLVSLEVWHWRGLEHEKLGPFSERLNLVYGPNEAGKSRLFQALEFVLFESYKGEAQYKKQLQGWSSTESPRGAVSFVLDDTPYRIEKGFLKGGYAKLEGGGETLKDEAAEARLHELLGSRSGSNRGVSREDYGLWPLLWLPQGKSQEPPHEDLHDAPRGDLQDRLSREVGEVAAGPLGQQLLERTRTEAARYLTEKTGRPTGELREAMTRRDELRERRDEAVAKREEAHALAETLARGRRELEELERRVGEREEEVQTLAETVEAARQLQRGVEEQEREVAHRRLRLEQIEERLERRRQARRSRDEVAVEVAELEAQKARDAAELEQLQQRLTEAETAVQKAEEEHQRARRRRAAAQRRQRQQELTERLEALDREVEELRARRERVRELERQRREVAVEPSAVQGLERLERDLAVARSRLEGSAARLTVTALADLEVIEKDAGEDTLAAEENRRWPVTDELQLELGQERDGQLQPLLRLTVEPAAGAGEELRHRLRDLESDHRRQLEALGVDDAAEARRRLDRQQELDAELRVQRGSGSDAQRDGTLEQRLAVLEQRRESLEEERQALPRESEPGESSELEEQDSAQAAEQAQVAETRAEEALSQARTRRAAALEPLEELRRRQAENAGKLVARRQELARLEAVLSREAEGSADASLEQQLKDSQALLGEALRELEERQERYRATGGARAEETLERLQRSLQGLVQERRRGQDENLTLQVRLDSLADAELHEQAQEREQELARAQANLDRIEARAAAAGRLLAILENERRAAQQRLTAPVRRRLEPYLEQLFPGSELAIDENWIVEGLLTGDTQEAFEELSGGAREQLSVLVRLALGEILAGGERLPLILDDALVSSDEERREAMLAVLHRASRHLQILVFSCHEDHFDALGAQQRFRLRGRRRAELTRLKIEQA
- a CDS encoding YceI family protein, with the translated sequence MKRVVYPFQMLACMLLLLAVACAPNPADNASEAKVEEPAAQEGREMAMETETVAGYLIDQEASSIEWVGSKVTGSHDGGFNQFEGTVEVVNGTPEGTTVDVTIDNTSLWSDNEDLTGHLKSADFFDVENFPTSTFTSTKVVPSDTAGEYEVTGNLTLHGVTKQITFPATIEVSEDQVTAQAEFFIKRFDFGIEYPGRQDDLIRDEVVIKLNIVATGGGEGEMVIEEDDMEGDSMETDSMDEEGTADHG